A region from the Kineothrix sp. IPX-CK genome encodes:
- the speB gene encoding agmatinase, with product MLNKNIVNYIGCEAEYEEARIVLFGAPFDSTTSYRPGTRFGPQAIRNESYGLETYSPYQNKDLQDCKVFDSGDLELPIGDTERVLAAIEERTETIIKDGKIPFMIGGEHLVTLGSVRAAVREYPDLHIVHFDAHADLRKDYLGVKLSHACVLRRSWELLGDGRIYQFGIRSGDREEFEWAKEGHVTMRRFDFDNLTETVTKLRGKPVYLTIDLDVLDPCVFPGTGTPEAGGVSFLELLKAMLKTAKGCYIVGCDVNELSPTYDASGVSTATAGKIVRELLLALS from the coding sequence ATGTTGAATAAAAATATTGTAAATTATATCGGCTGTGAGGCGGAATATGAGGAAGCAAGAATTGTACTGTTCGGAGCCCCCTTTGATTCCACCACCTCCTATCGGCCGGGGACCCGCTTCGGTCCTCAGGCGATTCGAAACGAATCTTATGGACTGGAGACCTACAGCCCTTATCAGAACAAGGATCTGCAGGATTGCAAGGTGTTCGACAGCGGGGACCTGGAGCTGCCCATTGGGGATACGGAGCGAGTTCTGGCAGCTATCGAGGAACGCACGGAGACGATTATAAAGGACGGAAAGATTCCCTTTATGATAGGCGGCGAGCATCTGGTAACACTTGGAAGCGTGCGTGCGGCTGTCCGTGAATACCCCGATCTGCATATCGTGCATTTTGACGCTCATGCGGATCTGCGGAAGGATTATCTGGGAGTAAAGCTCTCCCATGCCTGTGTGTTAAGAAGGAGCTGGGAACTGTTAGGAGACGGGAGAATCTATCAATTCGGAATCCGCTCCGGTGACAGAGAGGAATTCGAGTGGGCGAAAGAGGGACATGTGACGATGCGGAGGTTCGATTTCGATAATCTCACAGAGACGGTAACAAAGCTTAGAGGAAAGCCGGTTTATTTAACCATAGACTTGGATGTCTTAGACCCTTGCGTATTTCCGGGAACGGGAACGCCCGAGGCGGGAGGCGTAAGCTTCCTTGAGCTTCTGAAGGCGATGTTGAAAACTGCGAAGGGCTGTTATATCGTAGGCTGTGATGTGAATGAGTTAAGTCCCACGTATGACGCCAGCGGAGTGTCTACGGCGACGGCAGGAAAGATAGTACGCGAGCTGCTGCTGGCGCTTTCCTGA
- the speE gene encoding polyamine aminopropyltransferase: MEMWFSDEHTDNVKLSIRVEQQLFSAQSEFQRIDVLESKEFGRILVADGDLMLTEKDEFIYHEMITHVPMAVHPHVEKVLVIGGGDGGIVRELVKYDALQQIDVVEADPLLIEVCRKFFPQMACSMNDPRVSIFNEDGLRFVRSKSDVYDLIIIDSPNPFGPGEGLFTKEFYGNCYNALHSDGVMINQHESPFYKEEAFQCQRMHKRIIESFPISKIYQAHIPSYPSGHWLFGFASKQYHPLNDLDGVTWTLKGIPTRYYLPRLHQGMFALPAYVEELVKDVE; encoded by the coding sequence ATGGAAATGTGGTTTTCGGATGAGCATACGGATAATGTGAAACTGTCGATTCGAGTGGAACAGCAGCTTTTCAGCGCACAAAGCGAATTCCAGAGAATCGATGTTCTGGAATCCAAGGAGTTCGGGAGGATTCTGGTGGCGGACGGCGACCTTATGCTGACAGAAAAAGATGAGTTCATCTATCATGAGATGATAACACACGTTCCCATGGCGGTACATCCCCATGTGGAAAAGGTGCTGGTCATCGGCGGCGGCGATGGAGGTATCGTAAGGGAGCTGGTGAAATACGATGCTCTGCAGCAAATCGATGTAGTGGAGGCGGATCCTCTTTTGATCGAGGTGTGCCGCAAATTTTTCCCTCAGATGGCTTGCAGCATGAACGACCCGAGGGTAAGTATTTTCAACGAGGACGGTCTGCGGTTCGTTCGCTCGAAATCGGATGTATATGACCTGATAATTATAGATTCGCCTAATCCCTTCGGACCGGGCGAGGGACTTTTTACGAAGGAATTCTATGGGAATTGCTACAATGCGCTGCATAGCGACGGAGTGATGATCAACCAGCATGAAAGTCCCTTTTACAAAGAAGAGGCCTTTCAATGCCAGCGGATGCACAAACGGATCATAGAATCCTTTCCCATCAGCAAAATTTATCAGGCGCATATACCGTCCTACCCTTCAGGACATTGGCTGTTCGGTTTTGCTTCAAAGCAGTACCATCCGCTGAATGATCTGGACGGAGTGACCTGGACGTTAAAAGGGATACCTACGAGATATTATCTGCCGAGGCTGCATCAGGGAATGTTTGCACTTCCGGCATATGTGGAGGAGTTGGTGAAGGATGTTGAATAA